Proteins encoded together in one Anaerotignum propionicum DSM 1682 window:
- the trpE gene encoding anthranilate synthase component I — MSMKPNAETISKLAEKYEMIPIAKEIYADVITPISLLRRISKHHHRYFLLESIEGGEKWGRYSFLGFNPIMRITCRNGAVVVEENGERKLIGEEPFEALRKLMKQYKAPKLPDMPPFTGGLVGYFAYSVIGYCEPTLDISKDEIDDYDFMLFDKVIAYDHLKQKIQIIVNMKTDQVLENYGEAISEIENLSAFITNQMPTERETTKSVPHFTCNFTKEEFCQAVERVKEYIYDGDIFQAVISRRFETDYNDSLLNAYRVLRTTNPSPYMVFMQCDNTQILSASPETLVKLRDGKISTFPIAGSRPRGLTEEEDTAFEKELMADEKELSEHNMLVDLARNDIGRIAKPLTVSVAEYMKVIKYSKIMHICSEVNGELREGLDAYDAVKAILPAGTLSGAPKVRACEIIEETERCPRGIYGGALGYIDFTGNLDTCIAIRMAVKKNNKVFVQAGGGIVADSVGESEYLESENKAKAVINAIINAKEANDL, encoded by the coding sequence ATGAGCATGAAACCAAACGCAGAAACAATTAGCAAGCTGGCAGAAAAATATGAAATGATACCCATTGCAAAGGAGATTTACGCTGATGTGATCACACCGATTTCTTTGTTAAGAAGAATTTCCAAGCATCATCACCGATATTTTCTTCTGGAAAGCATAGAGGGAGGGGAAAAGTGGGGCAGATATTCCTTTCTTGGTTTTAATCCCATTATGCGTATTACCTGCAGGAATGGCGCGGTGGTGGTAGAAGAAAACGGAGAGCGAAAACTAATTGGAGAGGAGCCTTTTGAGGCACTTAGGAAGCTAATGAAGCAATATAAAGCGCCAAAGCTGCCTGATATGCCTCCTTTTACAGGCGGCTTGGTTGGATATTTTGCCTATTCCGTGATTGGTTATTGTGAACCAACATTGGATATTTCCAAAGATGAAATAGACGATTATGATTTTATGCTTTTTGATAAGGTCATTGCCTATGACCACTTGAAGCAAAAAATACAAATTATTGTGAACATGAAAACAGATCAGGTTTTAGAAAACTATGGTGAGGCAATATCGGAGATAGAAAATCTCTCAGCGTTTATAACAAATCAGATGCCTACAGAAAGAGAGACTACAAAAAGCGTGCCCCATTTCACTTGCAATTTTACGAAAGAGGAATTTTGTCAGGCTGTGGAACGGGTGAAAGAATATATCTACGATGGAGATATTTTTCAGGCAGTTATCTCAAGGCGTTTTGAAACGGATTACAACGACAGTTTACTCAATGCCTATCGAGTGCTTAGAACCACAAACCCATCACCTTACATGGTGTTTATGCAATGTGATAATACCCAGATACTTTCTGCCTCCCCCGAGACACTTGTAAAGCTTCGGGATGGAAAGATTTCCACCTTCCCCATTGCAGGGTCGAGACCAAGGGGGTTGACAGAGGAAGAGGATACAGCTTTTGAAAAAGAGTTGATGGCAGATGAAAAAGAGCTTTCTGAGCACAATATGCTGGTGGATTTGGCGAGGAACGATATTGGTAGGATAGCAAAGCCCTTAACGGTTTCTGTTGCTGAATATATGAAGGTCATAAAATATTCAAAAATCATGCACATTTGTTCTGAAGTGAATGGAGAACTGAGAGAGGGGCTAGATGCTTACGATGCAGTCAAGGCAATTCTTCCCGCAGGAACCCTTTCCGGTGCACCAAAGGTGAGAGCTTGCGAGATCATTGAGGAAACGGAACGATGCCCCAGAGGGATTTATGGGGGGGCATTGGGATACATTGATTTTACAGGGAACTTGGATACTTGCATTGCCATTCGTATGGCAGTGAAAAAAAACAACAAGGTTTTTGTTCAGGCAGGGGGCGGCATTGTGGCGGACAGCGTGGGTGAATCCGAATATTTGGAGAGTGAGAACAAAGCTAAGGCAGTCATAAACGCCATTATAAACGCAAAGGAGGCAAATGACCTATGA
- a CDS encoding PhzF family phenazine biosynthesis protein has protein sequence MKYFVVDAFAENVFGGNPAGVCVLEEQLSKEMMQSIAAENNLSETAFVFKRELGKYDLKWFTPIVEIDLCGHATLGAAFVVANFIDKEVVKMEFSTLSGILTVTKSGDLLEMDFPSWMPMEIKVTEEMEKAIGARPLEAYLSRDLILLLEDEKSVIELKPDFEKVEKLKEGMLLVATAKGTEFDFVSRCFVPKAGIDEDPVTGSAHSTLIPYWANKLGKEEMVAKQVSQRGGVLHCKNAGERVQIRGGAILYLKGEIFV, from the coding sequence ATGAAATATTTCGTTGTGGATGCCTTTGCGGAAAATGTGTTTGGGGGAAATCCTGCAGGAGTCTGTGTTCTGGAGGAGCAATTGTCAAAAGAAATGATGCAGAGTATTGCCGCAGAGAATAATTTATCGGAAACGGCATTTGTTTTCAAGAGAGAATTGGGAAAATATGATTTAAAATGGTTTACGCCAATAGTGGAGATTGACCTTTGCGGCCATGCAACTTTAGGAGCAGCTTTTGTTGTTGCCAATTTTATAGATAAAGAGGTTGTGAAAATGGAGTTTTCCACATTAAGCGGTATTTTAACTGTGACGAAAAGTGGTGACTTGCTTGAAATGGATTTTCCCAGCTGGATGCCTATGGAGATTAAGGTGACAGAAGAAATGGAAAAAGCCATTGGCGCAAGGCCTTTAGAGGCATACTTATCAAGAGATTTAATTTTATTGCTGGAGGATGAAAAAAGTGTAATAGAGTTAAAGCCTGATTTTGAGAAAGTAGAGAAGCTGAAAGAAGGTATGCTTTTGGTGGCAACTGCAAAGGGGACAGAATTTGACTTTGTTTCCAGATGTTTTGTGCCAAAAGCAGGAATTGACGAAGACCCCGTTACAGGCTCTGCCCACAGCACCTTGATTCCTTATTGGGCGAATAAATTGGGTAAGGAAGAGATGGTTGCAAAGCAGGTTTCCCAAAGGGGTGGCGTATTGCACTGCAAGAACGCAGGGGAACGGGTACAAATTCGTGGCGGCGCCATACTGTATTTGAAGGGCGAAATATTTGTTTAA
- a CDS encoding PLP-dependent aminotransferase family protein: MPVNSFEDYPMSWKPEKSKLTQPLYLSLAKLLEQDIKDGTLVPHTKLPPQRELADYLDINLSTVTKAFKLCQLNGFLYAVIGRGTFVSPNAGVSIAIQDTKTNRNTIEFGIIKPLDFMNQYTEDAMKKVLANSSVDSLLDYSAPFGSPYQKSAALKWFSKFGLHPHAEDIFFTTGGQNAFAVVLITLFHHGDKIATDRFTYSNFIELANMLNIKLVPIQGDEKGILPEDLEMQCRLQGIQGVYLVPTYSNPVGTLMDTPRKEALAKIIRNQHLTLIEDDIYAFLAPPDYVPLSVFCPQEGCYIASLSKSICPGLRVAIMSVPHRFTALIARGIFNINVKTSSISIETGAYMIHTGIAEEIIEKKKSLAYKRNLIFEQYFPSISPTPLSFCRWLPLPQALYDLPMEQLAMEEGIHLFHSNRFLVGTPPKEQFLRIAISSADTKEDLEYGLEKLKRLLFEDERKVNDFTIII; encoded by the coding sequence ATGCCTGTCAATTCATTTGAAGATTATCCTATGTCTTGGAAACCGGAAAAGTCAAAATTAACACAGCCATTATATCTTTCTTTGGCAAAGCTTTTGGAGCAAGATATTAAAGACGGTACATTGGTACCCCATACAAAGCTGCCTCCCCAAAGGGAACTTGCAGACTATTTGGATATCAATTTAAGCACAGTTACAAAAGCCTTCAAGCTCTGTCAGTTAAATGGGTTTCTATATGCCGTTATCGGCAGAGGTACATTCGTATCTCCAAATGCCGGTGTTTCCATCGCCATACAAGATACCAAAACAAATCGAAATACCATTGAATTCGGGATTATTAAACCATTGGATTTCATGAATCAATATACAGAAGATGCAATGAAAAAAGTTCTGGCAAACAGTTCGGTGGATTCCCTTTTGGACTATAGCGCCCCCTTCGGCTCTCCCTATCAAAAAAGTGCAGCATTAAAGTGGTTTTCTAAATTCGGGCTACATCCCCATGCAGAAGATATTTTTTTTACCACTGGAGGCCAAAATGCCTTTGCGGTTGTGCTTATTACGTTATTTCACCATGGAGATAAAATTGCAACAGACCGCTTTACTTATTCCAACTTTATTGAGCTTGCAAATATGCTAAATATTAAGCTTGTGCCCATTCAAGGGGATGAAAAAGGAATTCTTCCCGAGGATTTAGAAATGCAATGTCGCTTGCAAGGGATACAGGGCGTATATCTCGTTCCTACCTATAGCAATCCCGTGGGAACCTTAATGGATACCCCCCGAAAAGAGGCCTTGGCAAAAATCATCAGAAACCAACACCTAACCCTGATTGAAGATGATATTTATGCATTTCTGGCACCGCCGGATTATGTACCCCTTTCGGTATTCTGCCCCCAAGAGGGCTGTTATATTGCTAGCCTATCAAAATCAATTTGCCCGGGGCTGCGGGTTGCAATCATGTCTGTGCCCCATCGCTTTACTGCCCTGATTGCCCGAGGTATTTTTAATATCAATGTGAAAACCTCATCAATTAGTATTGAAACTGGGGCATATATGATTCATACCGGCATAGCCGAGGAGATTATAGAAAAAAAGAAATCTCTGGCTTACAAAAGAAATTTGATTTTCGAACAATATTTTCCCAGTATCTCCCCTACACCACTCTCCTTTTGCCGTTGGCTACCCTTGCCCCAGGCTCTTTATGATTTGCCTATGGAGCAGTTAGCTATGGAAGAAGGAATACATTTGTTTCACTCAAATCGTTTTTTAGTAGGAACGCCCCCTAAGGAGCAATTCCTTCGCATTGCCATTTCCTCTGCGGATACAAAAGAGGATTTAGAATATGGCTTAGAAAAGCTAAAAAGACTTTTGTTTGAGGATGAACGTAAAGTAAATGATTTTACCATCATTATTTAA
- a CDS encoding cation diffusion facilitator family transporter has product MSVSAKSMIANIILSVGKVAAGVIASSGAMISDGIHSASDVLSTIVVMIGYKLSAKESDEHHQYGHERIECVAALILAGILCATGIVIGYEGVLKIIHANELNLAMPGILALIAAIVSIVVKEGMYWYTRAAANKVNSGALMADAWHHRSDAMSSIGSMVGIIGARLGYPICDPLASVIICVFIVKAAYDIFMDAINKMLDTACDNETVERMRDIILSQEGVTGIDQMQTRLFGARIYVDVEIAANRHMTLSEAHTIAEQVHEAIENNFQEVKHCMVHVNPAEEDLVGQE; this is encoded by the coding sequence ATGAGCGTATCCGCAAAATCCATGATAGCAAATATTATTTTGTCCGTTGGCAAGGTGGCAGCAGGTGTGATCGCCAGTTCTGGCGCCATGATTTCTGACGGTATTCATTCTGCGTCAGATGTACTTAGTACCATTGTTGTCATGATAGGATACAAATTATCAGCCAAGGAGTCAGATGAGCATCATCAATATGGGCATGAGAGGATTGAATGCGTTGCGGCATTGATTCTAGCGGGCATTTTATGTGCAACAGGGATTGTCATTGGTTATGAAGGTGTTCTGAAAATCATTCATGCCAATGAGTTGAACTTGGCAATGCCGGGAATATTGGCTTTGATTGCGGCAATTGTATCCATCGTTGTGAAGGAAGGTATGTATTGGTATACCAGAGCTGCGGCAAACAAGGTGAATTCAGGCGCTTTGATGGCAGATGCATGGCATCATCGCTCTGATGCTATGTCCTCCATAGGGAGTATGGTTGGTATTATCGGTGCAAGATTAGGCTATCCTATATGTGACCCTTTGGCAAGCGTCATTATCTGTGTTTTTATTGTGAAGGCAGCTTATGATATTTTTATGGATGCTATTAATAAAATGCTGGATACTGCCTGTGACAATGAGACTGTGGAACGCATGCGTGACATTATTCTTTCCCAAGAAGGCGTAACGGGCATCGACCAAATGCAAACCCGCTTATTTGGCGCCAGAATCTATGTAGATGTGGAAATTGCCGCCAACAGACATATGACATTAAGCGAGGCTCATACCATTGCAGAGCAAGTACATGAAGCAATTGAAAATAATTTTCAAGAAGTTAAGCATTGTATGGTGCATGTGAACCCAGCAGAGGAAGATTTGGTAGGGCAGGAATAG
- the dnaJ gene encoding molecular chaperone DnaJ, whose product MAEKRDYYEILGVGKGASDAELKKAYRKMAVKYHPDQNPGDKEAEAKFKEVNEAYEVLSDSQKRAQYDQFGHSAFEQGGAGGGFYGQGFDMGDLGDIFGSMFGFGGFSGSTRRTGPRRGNDINVNIQLSFAEAAFGCTKEISVSIYDECETCHGTGAKTGTHAESCPKCNGTGQERFVQQSMFGSVTSVRTCSQCQGTGKIIKDPCSTCRGTGKVKKNKKYEVNIPKGIDNGQTIRLANKGEIGENGGGYGDLLVTVYVQPDPMFIRKGFDVYCDVPITFVQAALGGEITIKTIDGEQKYSVKPGTQPETVVTLRGVGVPNLRNPKVRGNQVVTLKVQIPIDLNEKQKDLLRQFYKDEAVNTNESKSASEEKKSFSEKMKDLFKE is encoded by the coding sequence TTGGCAGAGAAAAGAGATTATTATGAAATACTGGGGGTAGGCAAAGGCGCTTCTGACGCAGAGCTAAAAAAGGCTTATCGTAAAATGGCAGTGAAATATCATCCTGACCAAAACCCCGGAGATAAAGAGGCTGAGGCAAAGTTTAAAGAAGTCAATGAAGCCTATGAAGTTCTGAGCGATTCTCAAAAAAGAGCGCAATATGACCAGTTTGGCCATTCTGCTTTTGAACAGGGCGGTGCAGGCGGTGGATTTTATGGCCAAGGGTTTGATATGGGAGATTTGGGCGATATTTTCGGCAGCATGTTCGGCTTTGGTGGATTTAGCGGAAGCACCCGCAGAACCGGCCCAAGACGTGGGAATGATATAAATGTAAATATTCAGCTTAGCTTTGCAGAGGCGGCATTTGGCTGCACAAAGGAAATTTCCGTAAGTATATACGATGAATGTGAAACTTGCCATGGAACTGGAGCAAAGACTGGTACCCATGCAGAAAGCTGCCCGAAATGCAATGGCACAGGACAGGAGAGATTTGTTCAACAGTCCATGTTTGGTTCGGTTACCTCAGTGCGTACTTGCAGCCAATGTCAAGGTACCGGGAAGATTATTAAAGATCCATGTTCCACTTGCCGCGGTACAGGTAAGGTGAAGAAGAATAAGAAATATGAAGTGAACATTCCCAAGGGCATCGATAACGGTCAGACCATTCGTTTGGCAAACAAAGGGGAAATTGGTGAAAATGGCGGTGGCTACGGCGATTTACTGGTAACCGTTTATGTACAGCCAGACCCTATGTTTATCAGAAAGGGATTTGATGTGTATTGCGATGTGCCCATTACCTTTGTACAGGCGGCGTTAGGTGGCGAAATCACAATCAAAACCATTGACGGTGAGCAGAAATATAGCGTTAAGCCTGGAACACAACCGGAAACAGTAGTGACTTTAAGGGGTGTTGGTGTCCCCAATTTAAGAAATCCCAAGGTTCGTGGAAACCAGGTTGTAACTTTGAAGGTGCAGATTCCTATAGATTTGAATGAGAAACAGAAAGATTTGTTGCGTCAGTTTTATAAAGATGAGGCTGTAAATACCAATGAAAGTAAGAGTGCCTCCGAAGAAAAAAAATCTTTTTCAGAAAAAATGAAAGATCTGTTTAAGGAGTAA
- the dnaK gene encoding molecular chaperone DnaK, translating to MGKIIGIDLGTTNSCVAVMEGGQPVVIVNSDGARTTPSVVGFAKNGERLVGETAKRQAITNPDNTISSIKRRMGENYKVDIEGKGYSPQEISAMVLQKLKADAESYLGETVSEAVITVPAYFNDAQRQATKDAGRIAGLEVKRIINEPTSAALAYGLDNEHEQKIMVYDLGGGTFDVSIIEIGDGVIEVLSTNGNTRLGGDDFDQRVIDFLVAEFKKAEGMDLSKDKMAMQRLKEAAEKAKKELSTVTTTNINLPFITMNQDGPKHLDVTLSRAKFDELTADLVDGTMGPVRQALSDAGLNASEIDKVLLVGGSTRMPSVQDAVKKYTGKEPFKGINPDECVAVGAAIQGGKLAGDEGAGSVLLLDVTPLSLGIETLGGVATKLIDRNTTIPTNKKQVFSTADDNQTAVDIHVVQGERPLAKDNKTLGRFKLDGIAPARRGVPQIEVSFDIDANGIVNVSAKDLGTGKEQKITITAGSNLSDDEIEKAVKEAEQFAEDDRKRKEAIDAKNEADSLIFQTEKTLGELEGKLSDEEKSAVEAELSKLKDTAKDMNAETMTEADVERLKAATEALTQEFYKISEKLYQQAQAAQGADPNGADPNVVDGEGKEL from the coding sequence ATGGGAAAAATTATTGGTATTGACTTAGGAACAACCAACTCTTGCGTTGCAGTTATGGAAGGCGGTCAGCCTGTTGTTATTGTAAACAGTGATGGTGCAAGAACAACTCCTTCCGTTGTTGGTTTTGCAAAAAACGGTGAAAGACTGGTTGGTGAGACTGCAAAGCGTCAGGCGATTACAAACCCTGATAATACAATCAGCTCTATCAAAAGAAGAATGGGCGAAAACTACAAAGTAGATATTGAAGGAAAAGGCTATTCTCCTCAGGAGATTTCCGCAATGGTTTTGCAGAAATTAAAAGCGGATGCAGAAAGCTATTTGGGCGAAACTGTTTCTGAGGCGGTTATTACGGTTCCTGCTTATTTTAATGATGCTCAGAGACAGGCAACAAAGGATGCTGGTCGTATTGCGGGCTTGGAAGTAAAGCGTATTATCAACGAGCCTACATCTGCCGCATTGGCATACGGTTTGGATAACGAACATGAACAGAAAATTATGGTTTACGACTTGGGCGGCGGTACATTCGACGTTTCCATTATTGAAATTGGTGATGGCGTTATCGAGGTTCTTTCCACAAATGGTAACACTCGTTTGGGTGGCGATGATTTCGACCAGAGAGTCATTGACTTTTTAGTGGCTGAATTTAAAAAGGCTGAAGGCATGGATTTAAGCAAAGACAAAATGGCAATGCAGAGATTGAAAGAAGCTGCGGAAAAAGCGAAAAAAGAGCTTTCTACAGTAACCACAACCAACATCAACCTTCCTTTCATCACTATGAATCAGGATGGTCCTAAGCACTTGGATGTTACCCTTAGCAGAGCAAAATTTGATGAATTAACAGCTGACTTGGTTGATGGTACTATGGGCCCAGTTCGTCAGGCATTGTCTGATGCAGGACTTAACGCAAGTGAAATTGACAAGGTATTATTGGTTGGTGGTTCCACAAGAATGCCATCTGTACAGGATGCAGTGAAAAAATATACAGGAAAAGAGCCTTTCAAGGGCATTAACCCTGATGAGTGCGTTGCAGTTGGTGCGGCAATCCAGGGTGGTAAATTAGCAGGTGATGAGGGTGCAGGCAGTGTGCTTCTGTTAGACGTTACACCTCTATCCTTAGGTATTGAGACATTGGGTGGGGTTGCAACAAAGCTCATCGACAGAAATACTACAATCCCTACAAACAAAAAACAGGTTTTTTCCACAGCAGACGATAATCAAACAGCAGTTGATATCCACGTTGTACAGGGTGAAAGACCTTTGGCTAAGGATAATAAAACATTGGGACGCTTTAAACTGGATGGCATTGCTCCAGCAAGACGTGGTGTTCCTCAGATTGAAGTATCCTTCGATATTGATGCCAACGGTATTGTAAACGTTTCCGCTAAGGATTTGGGCACAGGCAAGGAACAGAAAATCACCATTACCGCAGGTTCTAACCTCAGCGATGATGAAATCGAAAAGGCAGTAAAAGAAGCAGAACAGTTTGCAGAAGATGACAGAAAGAGAAAAGAAGCAATTGATGCAAAAAATGAAGCAGATTCTTTGATCTTCCAGACAGAAAAGACACTGGGCGAGCTGGAAGGCAAGCTGAGTGATGAAGAAAAGAGCGCTGTAGAAGCTGAATTGAGCAAATTGAAAGATACAGCAAAGGATATGAACGCTGAAACAATGACAGAGGCTGATGTAGAGAGGCTGAAAGCCGCAACAGAAGCGTTGACCCAGGAATTCTACAAGATTTCTGAAAAGTTGTATCAGCAGGCACAGGCAGCTCAGGGTGCAGACCCTAACGGTGCGGACCCAAATGTGGTTGACGGCGAAGGCAAAGAACTGTAA
- the grpE gene encoding nucleotide exchange factor GrpE, with the protein MAENKDREEALKEEVLQEEILQEEMVETTEQEEQESEVTEGEIVDDTSEKIAKLEQQAAENFDKYQRSLAEFDNFRKRTMKEKATMYDDGVRDTVEKLLSVVDNLERAVAAQEGKAEENDSFLKGVQMILKQFQEILHGLGVEEIKALGEKFDPNLHAAVAHEDDENYGENEIILEMLKGYQYKDKVIRHSMVKVAN; encoded by the coding sequence GTGGCAGAAAATAAAGACAGAGAAGAGGCCTTGAAAGAAGAGGTATTACAGGAAGAAATTTTACAGGAAGAAATGGTTGAAACCACAGAACAAGAAGAACAGGAATCAGAAGTGACAGAAGGCGAAATCGTTGACGATACTTCAGAAAAGATTGCGAAACTGGAACAGCAGGCGGCGGAGAATTTTGATAAGTACCAGCGAAGCTTGGCTGAATTTGATAACTTCCGCAAACGCACCATGAAGGAAAAAGCAACAATGTATGATGATGGTGTGAGAGATACAGTAGAAAAGCTTTTAAGTGTAGTTGATAATTTAGAAAGAGCTGTTGCAGCACAAGAAGGCAAGGCGGAAGAAAACGATAGTTTCTTGAAAGGTGTACAAATGATCTTAAAGCAATTTCAGGAGATTTTACATGGTTTGGGCGTAGAAGAAATTAAAGCCTTGGGTGAAAAATTTGACCCCAACTTACATGCGGCGGTAGCCCATGAAGATGATGAAAACTATGGAGAAAATGAGATTATTCTGGAAATGCTAAAGGGTTATCAATATAAAGACAAAGTCATACGCCATAGTATGGTGAAGGTCGCTAACTAA
- the hrcA gene encoding heat-inducible transcriptional repressor HrcA, translating into MSLNDRKIQILQAIINDYIETAEPVGSRTIAKKYNLGISSATIRNEMSDLEEMGFIMQPHASSGRIPSDLGYRLYVDHLMQKRELSLDEQGYLQSVISRDISQIDYLMEETAKVLSALTNYTTFISEPVGQRARIKQIRLLPLDMASVLLVIVTEDNFMKNHVIKVGTAPDDDIIFQIGTYLNRAFQGCALQQIDQGVIQRLQIELGDYKGLLGPILRALENTMQAAEKVQVHMSGAKNMLAFPEFSDISKAKSLFQTLEEKDVLVTLLEESKCNDLQILIGSENTVQGMKDCSVITATYKLSDDTRGTIGIVGPTRMDYSQVVSVLNGMVKNIERVLRNLTDNNNKDNKDG; encoded by the coding sequence ATGTCGTTGAATGACAGAAAAATTCAGATATTACAGGCAATTATCAATGACTATATTGAAACGGCGGAACCAGTCGGCTCCAGAACTATAGCAAAAAAATATAACCTTGGTATCAGTTCTGCAACAATTCGCAATGAAATGAGCGATTTGGAGGAGATGGGCTTTATTATGCAGCCTCATGCTTCCTCGGGGCGTATCCCCTCAGATTTGGGATATAGGCTTTATGTGGATCACTTGATGCAAAAACGAGAATTAAGCTTAGATGAACAAGGTTATTTACAAAGTGTTATTTCCAGAGATATCAGCCAAATTGATTATCTTATGGAGGAAACAGCAAAGGTGCTTTCCGCTTTGACAAACTACACCACCTTTATTTCCGAGCCTGTGGGACAAAGGGCAAGAATTAAACAAATACGGTTGCTGCCCCTGGATATGGCTTCTGTGCTTTTGGTTATTGTAACAGAAGATAATTTTATGAAAAACCATGTAATTAAAGTGGGAACAGCGCCGGATGACGATATTATATTTCAAATTGGAACGTATCTAAACAGGGCTTTTCAAGGCTGTGCATTACAGCAGATTGATCAAGGGGTCATCCAGCGTTTGCAAATTGAGCTGGGAGACTATAAGGGTCTGCTAGGGCCAATCTTAAGAGCTTTGGAGAATACCATGCAAGCGGCGGAAAAGGTTCAAGTTCATATGAGTGGTGCAAAAAATATGTTAGCCTTTCCCGAGTTTTCAGATATCAGCAAGGCCAAGTCGTTATTCCAGACTTTAGAGGAAAAGGATGTTTTGGTTACCTTGCTGGAAGAAAGCAAATGCAATGATCTGCAAATATTAATTGGCAGTGAAAATACTGTGCAAGGCATGAAGGATTGCAGTGTAATTACGGCAACTTATAAGCTGAGTGATGATACCAGAGGTACCATCGGCATTGTTGGACCAACTAGAATGGATTACTCCCAAGTGGTTTCCGTTTTAAACGGAATGGTGAAAAATATTGAGAGAGTATTGCGAAATCTGACGGATAATAATAATAAAGACAATAAAGATGGTTAG